Part of the Streptomyces sp. NBC_01460 genome, CGCGTGGATCGTCGCCGCCGTCACCTTCGTGACGATCATCGGCGGCGCGGCCTTCAACTCCCTGCCCGGACTCCTCATCGAGCCCCTCAACGACGACTTCAAGTGGTCGTACGGCGAGATCGGTCTCGCCGTCTCCCTCGACATGGCGCTGTACGGGCTGACCGCGCCGTTCGCAGCGGCCCTGATGGACCGGTTCGGTATCCGCCGGGTCGTGGTCGTCGCACTCAGCGCGGTCGCGGCGGGCGCGCTCGCGAGTGTGTGGATGACGGCGTCCTGGCAGCTGATGCTCTACTGGGGCGTGCTCGTCGGCCTGGGCACGGGATCGATGGCGATGGCGTTCTCGGCGACCGTCACCAACCGCTGGTTCGTCGCCCGCCGCGGACTGGTGACCGGGATCCTGACCGCGGCCGGGGCCTCCGGCCAGCTGGTCTTCCTCCCGCTGTGCGCCTGGATCGTCGACCGGCACGGCTGGCAGCCGGCCTCGGTGACGGTCGCGCTGGCGGCGCTCGTCGTCGTCCCGTTCGTCTGGCTCCTGATGCGCGACCACCCGGCCGACGTGGGCCTCGCCCCGTACGGCGGCGCGTACGTGGAGAAGCCGGCCCCCGCGCGGGGCGCCGCGCGCCGCACCGTGCGCGTCCTGTTCGAGGCGGCCCGCACGGGGCCGTTCTGGCTGCTGGCGGGCTCGTTCGCGATCTGCGGGGCCTCCACCAACGGCCTGATCCGCACCCACTTCGTGCCCTCCGCCCACGACCACGGCATGGAGATCACCGCGGCGGCCTCGCTCCTGGCCGTCATCGGGGTCTTCGACATCATCGGCACGGTCTTCAGCGGCTGGCTCACGGACCGGTTCGACGCCCGGAGGCTGCTGGCCGTGTACTACGCGCTCCGCGGTGTCTCACTGCTGTTCCTGCCGATGCTGATGGCCCCGGCGGTGCATCCGCCGATGGTCTTCTTCATCGTCTTCTACGGCCTGGACTGGGTTGCCACGGTCCCGCCCACCATGGCCCTGTGCCGGGAGCAGTACGGCGAGGACAGCGCGATCGTCTTCGGCTGGGTCCTGGCCTCCCACCAGGTCGGCGCGGCCGCGGTGGCGTTCCTCGGCGGGGTGGTACGCGACGTGACCGGCTCGTACGACCTCGTCTGGTACGCCTCCGGGGCGCTGTGCGCGACGGCCGCCCTGATGGCGCTGATGATCCGCCGCGGACGGACGGGCGATCCGGTGCTCCCCGTCGCGGCCGCCTGACGGGCCGTCGGGTCTCCTGCCGTCCAGGGGGCGCGGACAAGGGGACGGCGCACAACCTCGGGCGTTCCTCACCGTCACGGACGGCCGCCTCACCGTGGACATCTCCGGCCTCGCCGGGGTGGCCGAGGTGACCTGGCCCGGGAACTGCGCGCCGAGCGGGACGACCGCCGTGTGCACCGTCCCCCAGGTGCCCGTGACCGGGTCACGGTGAATCCGGTTCCCGCCGCGTGACGGAGAGCCGG contains:
- a CDS encoding MFS transporter; the encoded protein is MLGGVTQTTDDAPVESAPRGPARPRTRRPRIHRAWIVAAVTFVTIIGGAAFNSLPGLLIEPLNDDFKWSYGEIGLAVSLDMALYGLTAPFAAALMDRFGIRRVVVVALSAVAAGALASVWMTASWQLMLYWGVLVGLGTGSMAMAFSATVTNRWFVARRGLVTGILTAAGASGQLVFLPLCAWIVDRHGWQPASVTVALAALVVVPFVWLLMRDHPADVGLAPYGGAYVEKPAPARGAARRTVRVLFEAARTGPFWLLAGSFAICGASTNGLIRTHFVPSAHDHGMEITAAASLLAVIGVFDIIGTVFSGWLTDRFDARRLLAVYYALRGVSLLFLPMLMAPAVHPPMVFFIVFYGLDWVATVPPTMALCREQYGEDSAIVFGWVLASHQVGAAAVAFLGGVVRDVTGSYDLVWYASGALCATAALMALMIRRGRTGDPVLPVAAA